From a single Stackebrandtia endophytica genomic region:
- a CDS encoding S8 family peptidase has translation MKNATARFSALTLAGAVAVATAALAAGPAQADQRSILGIDDPNAIEGQYIVVLKEVGFSLNETASEMAVDYNGTVRSMFGSINGFSAELSAEDAQALTADPLVDYVQQNAVVTIAATQDNPPSWGLDRIDQQDLPLDDAYNYVDSAGSGVTSYIIDTGIETDHPNFEGRAVHGTDTVDGDQDATDCNGHGTHVAGTVGGAEYGVAKQTDLVAVRVLDCEGSGTWEGVIAGVDWVTQNAEGSSVANMSLGGGYTQALNDAVEASIAAGVTYVIAAGNDSGANACDVSPASVRSALTVAASDRNEARASFSNIGACVDLFAPGVDITSAWLDGGENTISGTSMASPHVAGAAALYLGENAGAAPSEVESALIDNAVEERISDPGANTPNRLLNLEFMN, from the coding sequence ATGAAGAACGCAACGGCGCGGTTCAGCGCCCTGACTCTGGCTGGGGCGGTCGCGGTCGCGACGGCAGCGCTGGCAGCCGGCCCGGCACAGGCCGACCAGCGATCCATCCTGGGGATCGACGACCCGAACGCCATCGAGGGGCAGTACATCGTCGTCCTTAAGGAGGTCGGATTCTCCCTGAATGAGACGGCTTCGGAAATGGCGGTCGATTACAACGGCACGGTTCGTTCCATGTTCGGATCGATCAACGGTTTTTCCGCCGAGCTGTCGGCCGAGGACGCCCAGGCTCTGACAGCCGATCCGCTGGTCGACTACGTGCAGCAGAACGCCGTCGTCACGATCGCCGCGACTCAGGACAACCCGCCGTCGTGGGGTCTGGACCGCATCGACCAGCAGGACCTTCCGCTGGACGACGCGTACAACTACGTCGACTCGGCGGGGTCCGGAGTGACCTCCTACATCATCGACACCGGCATCGAAACCGATCACCCGAACTTCGAGGGACGGGCGGTCCACGGCACCGACACGGTGGATGGTGACCAGGACGCGACTGACTGCAACGGTCACGGCACGCATGTGGCGGGGACCGTCGGGGGTGCGGAGTACGGCGTCGCCAAGCAGACCGATCTGGTTGCGGTACGGGTTCTCGACTGTGAGGGTTCCGGCACCTGGGAAGGCGTCATCGCCGGGGTCGACTGGGTAACCCAGAACGCCGAGGGGTCCTCGGTGGCCAACATGAGTCTGGGTGGCGGGTACACCCAGGCCCTCAATGACGCGGTCGAGGCGTCCATCGCCGCCGGCGTCACCTACGTCATCGCCGCCGGTAACGACAGCGGAGCCAACGCGTGTGACGTGTCGCCCGCGTCGGTGCGCTCGGCGTTGACCGTCGCCGCCAGTGACCGCAACGAGGCTCGGGCGTCGTTCTCCAACATCGGTGCGTGCGTGGATCTCTTCGCGCCGGGTGTGGACATCACCTCGGCATGGCTGGACGGCGGTGAGAACACCATCTCCGGTACCTCGATGGCTTCCCCGCACGTGGCCGGTGCCGCCGCTCTGTACCTGGGTGAGAACGCGGGTGCGGCGCCTTCGGAGGTCGAGTCCGCTCTGATCGACAACGCCGTCGAAGAACGGATCTCCGACCCGGGTGCCAACACCCCCAACCGGTTGTTGAACCTGGAGTTCATGAACTGA
- a CDS encoding S8 family peptidase, producing MKNSKTGRIAALGVAGSVAIATAVLAATPAQAEGTVLGVGNPDAISGEYIVVLNDGVNASASSASGIASEYGGKVRTTFSSINGFSADLSAAEARYLAADPSVAYVQQNAVVTIAATQDNPSSWGLDRIDQEALPLDNSFTYPDSAGEGVTAYIIDTGIETEHPDFEGRATHGIDTVDGDDDATDCQGHGTHVAGTVGGTEYGVAKNVDLVGVRVLDCNGSGTYEGVIEGIDWVTENATLPAVANMSLGGPADQAVNDAVEASVAAGVTYAVAAGNEYGSDACNVSPGGAESALTVAASDNTDALASFSNIGTCVDIIAPGVDITSAWIGGGEDTISGTSMASPHVAGAAALYLGENTSATPDEVGAALTENALVDVVTNPGDGTPNLLLNTDFLNV from the coding sequence ATGAAGAACAGCAAGACCGGGCGGATAGCCGCCCTGGGCGTCGCGGGTTCCGTTGCGATCGCCACCGCAGTACTGGCAGCCACCCCGGCACAGGCCGAGGGCACCGTTCTCGGCGTCGGCAACCCCGACGCCATCAGCGGTGAGTACATCGTCGTTCTGAACGACGGCGTCAACGCCTCGGCCTCATCGGCTTCCGGTATCGCGTCCGAATACGGCGGCAAGGTGCGTACCACCTTCTCGTCGATCAACGGATTCTCAGCCGACCTGTCGGCCGCCGAAGCCCGTTACCTGGCCGCCGACCCGTCGGTGGCGTACGTGCAGCAGAACGCCGTCGTCACGATCGCCGCGACCCAGGACAACCCCTCATCATGGGGCCTGGACCGCATCGATCAGGAGGCGCTTCCGCTCGACAACTCCTTCACCTACCCGGACTCGGCGGGTGAGGGCGTAACCGCTTACATCATCGACACCGGAATCGAAACCGAACACCCCGACTTCGAAGGCCGTGCCACCCACGGCATCGACACCGTCGACGGTGATGACGACGCCACCGACTGCCAGGGCCACGGAACCCACGTGGCCGGGACCGTCGGCGGCACCGAGTACGGTGTGGCCAAGAACGTCGACCTGGTCGGTGTTCGGGTCCTGGACTGCAACGGATCGGGAACCTACGAAGGTGTCATCGAGGGCATCGACTGGGTCACCGAGAACGCGACCCTCCCGGCTGTTGCGAACATGAGCCTGGGCGGCCCCGCCGACCAGGCGGTCAACGACGCGGTGGAGGCCTCGGTCGCCGCCGGTGTCACCTACGCCGTCGCCGCGGGCAACGAGTACGGCTCGGACGCCTGCAACGTGTCCCCGGGTGGTGCCGAGTCGGCGCTGACCGTGGCCGCGAGCGACAACACCGACGCCTTGGCGTCGTTCTCCAACATCGGTACCTGCGTTGACATCATCGCGCCCGGTGTGGACATCACCTCCGCCTGGATCGGCGGCGGTGAGGACACCATCTCCGGTACGTCGATGGCTTCCCCGCACGTTGCGGGTGCTGCGGCGCTGTACCTGGGTGAGAACACCTCGGCCACCCCGGACGAGGTTGGCGCCGCTTTGACCGAGAACGCTCTGGTCGACGTGGTCACCAACCCCGGCGACGGAACGCCGAACCTGTTGTTGAACACCGATTTCCTGAACGTCTGA
- a CDS encoding alpha/beta hydrolase: MKLGLSHVIDPRLVPLADATRVFYRNRAAGPSLASWEAVRAFRDKARPAEASTPPAVVESAEWEGRAVPVRIHRPEAAPSGVLLNIHGGGFFLGSAADDDVRNRDLADRLGIAVVSVDYRLAPENPWPAAPDDCETAARWLVENATARFGTDRLAIGGFSAGSTLAVVTLIRLRERGVNAFDAAVLECGTYDLSGLTPAGRLICDEYFIQAYAGSVSDRTLPDISPIYADHTDLPTMLMIVGEDDILLRDNLAMAGQLSAAGVEVDLRIYPAAPHGFSHHPTPMAEAALDDLRGWLAGRFAPA, from the coding sequence ATGAAGCTCGGGCTGTCCCATGTCATCGATCCTCGGCTGGTGCCACTCGCCGATGCGACCCGCGTGTTCTATCGAAACCGGGCCGCAGGTCCGAGTCTGGCGAGCTGGGAGGCGGTGCGGGCGTTCCGCGACAAGGCCCGGCCGGCGGAGGCCTCGACCCCTCCGGCGGTCGTCGAGTCGGCCGAATGGGAGGGCCGTGCGGTTCCGGTCAGGATCCACCGCCCGGAGGCCGCACCCTCGGGTGTACTTCTGAACATCCACGGTGGAGGCTTCTTCTTGGGTTCGGCGGCCGATGACGACGTCCGTAACCGGGATTTGGCCGACAGGCTCGGCATCGCCGTCGTCAGCGTCGACTATCGCCTCGCCCCCGAGAACCCGTGGCCGGCCGCGCCCGATGACTGCGAGACGGCCGCACGCTGGCTCGTCGAGAACGCTACGGCGCGGTTCGGAACGGATCGTCTCGCCATCGGTGGGTTCTCCGCCGGTTCCACTCTGGCCGTGGTCACGCTCATCAGGTTGCGGGAACGCGGTGTGAACGCCTTCGACGCCGCCGTGCTGGAATGCGGAACTTATGACCTCAGTGGACTGACCCCCGCCGGGCGGCTGATCTGCGACGAGTACTTCATCCAGGCGTACGCGGGCTCGGTCTCCGATCGGACCCTGCCCGACATCTCCCCGATATACGCCGATCACACCGACCTGCCGACGATGTTGATGATCGTCGGCGAGGATGACATCCTGCTGCGGGACAACCTCGCGATGGCCGGTCAGCTGTCCGCCGCCGGAGTCGAAGTCGACCTGCGGATATACCCCGCCGCTCCCCACGGCTTCAGCCATCACCCCACCCCGATGGCCGAGGCGGCCCTCGACGACCTGCGGGGCTGGTTGGCCGGTCGGTTCGCGCCTGCGTGA
- a CDS encoding FG-GAP-like repeat-containing protein: MPLPNFRLRRLAVIAVAAAVAIGLGTGPAAADDTPIPDDMSNAEFFDVQCAVPPNHNPAITKQIYRIGVARGVTAKVMLSMFEAGWVESHMNNLNCGDRDSLGVFQQRPSQGWCNPASLCMDINHATNKYLDQAIPNDRNNPGYTAGQLAQSVQRSAYPERYDQAEAKARAMIAEAKRASGLPGADGERVSDFSGDGAADVLGVDATGKFLYYPNNNYRLSSPKQIGHNWGSFKHVVSADWSGDGAADVIAVDSGGKLWYYPNNGYTLYNSTPRQLGHGWGTFKHVMAADWSGDGKADVLGVDAAGDLWYYAHNGNSLSTPVKLGHGWGTFKHVMAADWSGDGKADVLGVDAAGDLWYYPHNGNSLSKPVKLGHGWGTFKQVWSSDFSKDGKADVLGVDASGNLWYYPHSGSGFGPRVKLGHGWGTFKHVM; this comes from the coding sequence ATGCCCCTGCCCAACTTCCGCCTGCGACGGCTCGCGGTCATCGCGGTGGCCGCGGCCGTCGCCATCGGACTCGGCACCGGCCCCGCTGCCGCCGATGACACCCCGATACCCGACGACATGTCCAACGCCGAGTTCTTCGACGTGCAGTGCGCCGTTCCGCCCAACCACAATCCCGCGATCACCAAGCAGATCTACCGGATCGGGGTCGCCCGTGGTGTGACGGCGAAGGTCATGCTGTCGATGTTCGAGGCCGGCTGGGTCGAATCCCACATGAACAACCTCAACTGCGGCGACCGCGACTCACTCGGCGTCTTCCAACAACGACCAAGCCAAGGCTGGTGCAACCCCGCCAGCCTCTGCATGGACATCAACCACGCCACCAACAAATACCTCGACCAAGCCATCCCCAACGACCGCAACAACCCCGGCTACACCGCCGGACAACTAGCCCAAAGCGTCCAACGCTCCGCCTACCCCGAACGCTACGACCAAGCAGAAGCCAAAGCCCGCGCCATGATCGCCGAAGCCAAACGAGCCAGCGGTCTCCCGGGCGCCGACGGTGAGCGGGTGTCCGACTTCAGTGGTGACGGCGCCGCCGACGTCCTCGGTGTCGACGCGACCGGGAAGTTCCTGTACTACCCGAACAACAACTACCGGTTGAGCTCCCCCAAGCAGATCGGGCACAACTGGGGTTCGTTCAAGCACGTCGTCTCCGCCGACTGGAGCGGTGACGGCGCCGCCGACGTGATCGCCGTGGACTCGGGCGGAAAGCTCTGGTACTACCCGAACAACGGCTACACCCTGTACAACTCGACGCCTCGCCAACTGGGTCACGGCTGGGGAACGTTCAAACATGTCATGGCCGCCGACTGGAGCGGCGACGGCAAAGCCGACGTCCTCGGCGTAGACGCAGCCGGCGACCTCTGGTACTACGCCCACAATGGAAACAGCCTCAGCACCCCCGTCAAACTGGGTCACGGCTGGGGAACGTTCAAGCACGTCATGGCCGCCGACTGGAGCGGCGACGGCAAAGCCGACGTCCTCGGCGTAGACGCAGCCGGCGACCTCTGGTACTACCCGCACAACGGAAACAGCCTCAGCAAACCGGTCAAGCTCGGTCACGGCTGGGGAACGTTCAAGCAGGTGTGGTCCTCGGACTTCAGCAAGGACGGGAAGGCCGACGTCCTCGGCGTGGACGCCTCCGGAAACCTCTGGTACTACCCGCACAGCGGATCCGGATTCGGTCCGCGCGTCAAGCTCGGTCACGGCTGGGGAACCTTCAAGCACGTGATGTAA
- a CDS encoding sugar phosphate isomerase/epimerase family protein, with amino-acid sequence MYEAGFSTLGYPGHPIEQVLTMAKQHGADLVQLRIADDEPVHPGLSSAQRSSVKREFAAAGIGFGALATYVRLSDPGLLEPLKAHLDLAADLGAPALRLFPGDVEPAVAADRLGAAVEVAESMPVRLTVETHDAFLRGEQIAELLATVDGKAGAVWDLLHTWRAGEAVADSAEALWPYLAEFQIKDVTSATDRRPLIPGTGALPISETVGLIRDLGYTGPIMFEHEAKWYADADPFEPALAAALRLARQQ; translated from the coding sequence ATGTATGAAGCAGGATTCTCCACCCTTGGATACCCCGGGCATCCCATCGAGCAGGTCCTCACCATGGCCAAGCAGCACGGCGCCGATCTGGTGCAGCTGCGCATCGCCGACGACGAACCGGTGCATCCGGGCCTGTCGAGCGCACAGCGCAGCTCGGTGAAGCGCGAATTCGCGGCGGCCGGAATCGGGTTCGGGGCACTGGCGACCTACGTCCGGCTGTCGGATCCCGGCCTGCTCGAACCGTTGAAGGCGCATCTCGACCTGGCCGCGGACCTCGGCGCTCCGGCGTTGCGGTTGTTCCCCGGCGACGTGGAGCCCGCGGTGGCCGCCGACCGGCTCGGCGCGGCCGTCGAGGTGGCGGAGTCGATGCCGGTGCGGTTGACGGTGGAGACCCATGACGCCTTCCTTCGCGGCGAACAGATCGCGGAACTTCTGGCGACTGTGGATGGTAAGGCGGGGGCGGTGTGGGATCTGCTACACACCTGGCGCGCCGGTGAAGCCGTCGCCGACAGCGCCGAGGCACTGTGGCCGTATCTGGCGGAGTTCCAGATCAAGGACGTCACCTCGGCGACCGACCGCCGCCCGTTGATCCCGGGCACCGGCGCCCTGCCGATCTCCGAGACGGTCGGACTGATCCGGGACCTCGGCTACACCGGCCCGATCATGTTCGAGCACGAGGCGAAGTGGTACGCCGACGCCGATCCGTTCGAGCCGGCGTTGGCGGCTGCGCTGCGACTGGCCCGTCAGCAGTAG
- a CDS encoding LacI family DNA-binding transcriptional regulator — MDHTRPTTLADVAARADVSVATASRVLNGSPHRVSQALADKVRQVAAELSYAPNVQAQGLARNTSSVVAMLLHDVTDPYFAQIAQGALLEAGARRVQVVIAETGIDPDQEREQLLSLRGFRPRATIVVGSRTTLVEAEERLGAVLTTALEAGAGVVAIGQPGLPGACIRPQNRAGAGMLAGHLTELGHRRFTVVSGPESLKTVAERREGFAASLPTDAVVDVIQADFSRDGGFEAGRRFCAQDNGSTAVFVSSDVMAGGFCTALREGGRSIPADVSVVGFDDVPVAADLYPALTTVRLPLSQMGRQALRLALDGPFDSVVDIPGELVVRGSTGLA; from the coding sequence GTGGATCACACCCGCCCCACCACTCTCGCCGACGTCGCCGCCCGAGCAGACGTCTCCGTGGCGACCGCCTCGCGCGTGCTCAACGGTTCCCCGCACAGGGTGAGCCAGGCGCTCGCCGACAAGGTCCGCCAGGTCGCCGCCGAACTCAGTTACGCGCCCAACGTCCAAGCCCAGGGGTTGGCGCGCAACACCTCCTCCGTCGTGGCGATGCTGCTGCACGACGTCACCGACCCGTACTTCGCGCAGATCGCGCAGGGCGCCCTACTGGAAGCCGGTGCCCGCCGTGTCCAGGTGGTGATCGCCGAGACCGGCATCGATCCCGACCAGGAACGCGAACAACTGTTGTCGCTACGCGGTTTCCGGCCGCGAGCCACCATAGTGGTCGGTTCTCGGACCACCCTGGTGGAGGCGGAGGAGCGACTCGGCGCGGTGCTGACGACGGCCCTGGAAGCCGGCGCCGGAGTCGTCGCCATCGGTCAGCCCGGACTGCCCGGGGCGTGCATCAGGCCGCAGAACCGCGCCGGTGCCGGCATGCTCGCCGGCCACCTCACCGAACTGGGACATCGACGGTTCACGGTGGTCAGCGGCCCCGAGTCGTTGAAGACCGTCGCCGAACGACGTGAGGGGTTCGCCGCCTCGCTTCCCACCGACGCCGTCGTCGACGTCATCCAGGCCGACTTCAGCCGTGACGGCGGCTTCGAGGCGGGCCGCCGCTTCTGTGCCCAGGACAACGGTTCCACCGCCGTGTTCGTCTCCAGTGACGTGATGGCCGGTGGCTTCTGCACGGCACTGCGTGAGGGTGGTCGATCCATTCCCGCCGATGTGTCGGTCGTCGGTTTCGACGACGTTCCGGTCGCCGCGGACCTGTACCCGGCGTTGACCACCGTCCGGTTGCCGCTGTCCCAGATGGGACGCCAGGCGTTGCGGTTGGCGCTGGACGGTCCGTTCGATTCCGTCGTGGACATCCCCGGTGAACTCGTGGTCAGGGGCAGCACCGGGCTGGCGTAG
- a CDS encoding ABC transporter substrate-binding protein has translation MPIGERLTRFIAAALATVGLAAVLSGCGGGGGMTVINLYNAPQENLSRIVERCNQLADGRYRIALNTLPRDADGQREQMVRRLAASDPGMDVLGIDVTWTAELASANWIRPWPDALRTEAEKGVLEAPLETATYEDQLYAAPYNTNVQLLWYRTDLMPEPAQTWSELVATAERLASAGEPHYVEVTGAQYEGLVVWFNSMIASADGSILNEAGDKVELGRPAVTAMKQMRDFAASAAANPSLSNTQEDTARLAMESGAAFAQLNWPFVYASMVANRPDIAENFAWAPYPGIDSPGRAPLGGANFAISAYSEHPEEAFDAALCLRDDESQLMAAVHDGLPPTIESVYADPAMADPYPMRDAILEAIKTAAPRPVTPVYQNVSTVTSALLSPPRGIDPTGDERRLADQLKDALESKGVLP, from the coding sequence GTGCCTATTGGAGAACGTCTGACCCGGTTCATCGCCGCGGCCCTCGCCACGGTCGGGCTGGCCGCCGTCCTCTCCGGATGTGGCGGTGGCGGCGGTATGACGGTGATCAACCTCTACAACGCTCCACAGGAGAATCTAAGCCGGATCGTCGAGCGCTGCAATCAGTTGGCCGACGGGCGATACCGCATCGCGTTGAACACCCTGCCCCGTGACGCCGACGGACAGCGGGAACAGATGGTGCGGCGGCTGGCCGCCTCCGACCCGGGCATGGACGTCCTGGGGATCGACGTCACCTGGACCGCCGAACTCGCCTCCGCCAACTGGATACGTCCCTGGCCCGATGCCCTGCGCACCGAGGCGGAGAAGGGCGTCCTGGAGGCGCCGCTGGAGACGGCGACCTATGAGGACCAGTTGTATGCCGCGCCATACAACACCAACGTCCAGTTGCTCTGGTACCGCACGGATCTGATGCCCGAACCGGCACAGACCTGGAGCGAACTGGTGGCCACGGCCGAACGCCTGGCGAGTGCGGGGGAACCGCACTACGTCGAGGTCACCGGGGCGCAGTACGAGGGCCTGGTCGTCTGGTTCAACAGCATGATCGCCTCGGCCGACGGCTCCATCCTCAACGAGGCCGGTGACAAGGTGGAGCTGGGGCGGCCCGCCGTCACCGCCATGAAGCAGATGCGCGACTTCGCCGCCTCGGCGGCGGCGAATCCGTCGCTGTCGAACACCCAGGAGGACACCGCTCGACTGGCGATGGAGAGTGGTGCGGCGTTCGCACAGTTGAACTGGCCGTTCGTGTACGCCTCCATGGTGGCCAATCGCCCCGACATCGCCGAGAACTTCGCCTGGGCGCCCTACCCGGGCATCGACAGCCCCGGCCGGGCACCGCTGGGTGGCGCCAACTTCGCGATCAGCGCGTATTCGGAGCATCCGGAGGAGGCGTTCGACGCCGCGCTATGCCTGCGCGACGACGAGAGTCAGCTGATGGCGGCGGTCCACGACGGGCTGCCGCCGACGATCGAGTCGGTGTACGCCGACCCGGCGATGGCCGACCCGTACCCGATGCGCGACGCGATCCTGGAGGCGATCAAGACCGCAGCACCCCGACCGGTCACCCCGGTCTACCAGAACGTGTCCACTGTGACCTCGGCTCTGTTGTCGCCGCCGCGTGGCATCGACCCCACCGGCGATGAGCGGCGGCTAGCCGACCAGTTGAAGGACGCTCTCGAATCGAAGGGGGTGTTGCCGTGA
- a CDS encoding carbohydrate ABC transporter permease gives MSTDVKAAERRLGLWLCAPAAIFMILVAGWPILYSIWLSFNRYDLRFPQDQQWVGLENYQTVLTNEFWWTAFGVTVLITVVSVAIELVLGMGLAIVMHRTLVGRGLIRTVVLIPYGIVTVVAAFGWFYAWTPGTGWLAALLPDGSAPLTQQWPAILIIIGAEVWKTTPFMALLLLAGLALVPDELSRAAAMDGAGRWKRFVSITLPLMRPAIAVALLFRTLDAFRIYDNIYILTNGAQNTGSVSIITYTNLVSGLNLGIGSTMSVLIFITVAIIAFIFVTVFKTGTPGTEGRR, from the coding sequence GTGAGCACGGATGTGAAGGCGGCCGAACGGCGCCTCGGCCTGTGGTTGTGCGCGCCCGCCGCGATCTTCATGATCCTGGTGGCCGGTTGGCCGATCCTCTACTCGATCTGGTTGTCCTTCAACCGCTATGACCTGCGGTTCCCGCAGGATCAGCAGTGGGTGGGGCTGGAGAACTATCAGACCGTGCTGACCAACGAGTTCTGGTGGACCGCGTTCGGGGTCACCGTGCTCATCACGGTGGTCAGCGTGGCGATCGAGCTGGTCCTGGGTATGGGCCTGGCGATCGTGATGCACCGGACCCTGGTCGGCCGAGGTCTCATTCGGACGGTCGTCTTGATTCCCTACGGGATCGTGACCGTGGTGGCCGCGTTCGGCTGGTTCTACGCGTGGACCCCCGGCACCGGTTGGTTGGCGGCACTGCTTCCCGACGGCAGCGCGCCGTTGACCCAGCAGTGGCCGGCGATCCTGATCATCATCGGCGCGGAGGTCTGGAAGACCACGCCGTTCATGGCGTTGCTGCTGTTGGCGGGACTGGCGTTGGTGCCCGACGAACTCAGCCGGGCCGCCGCGATGGACGGCGCCGGACGGTGGAAACGGTTCGTCTCGATCACGCTGCCGCTGATGCGGCCGGCGATCGCGGTCGCACTGCTGTTTCGCACCCTGGACGCGTTTCGGATCTACGACAACATCTACATCCTCACCAACGGCGCCCAGAACACCGGATCGGTTTCGATCATCACCTACACCAACCTGGTCAGCGGGCTCAACCTCGGTATCGGCTCCACCATGTCGGTGCTCATCTTCATCACCGTCGCCATCATCGCGTTCATCTTCGTGACGGTGTTCAAGACCGGCACACCCGGAACGGAGGGTCGACGATGA
- a CDS encoding carbohydrate ABC transporter permease produces MTRNRIQWGVLDFVVVAFALIPVLWLVSLSLKTPATIADGGFIPTEWTFDNYVNVFTDGGFLRPLVNSIGIAGLATLIAIVLGTFAAYAIARLNFPGRSIMLGAALLVAMFPQVSLVTPLFNIERALGLFNTWPGLILPYVTFALPLTIYTMSTFFREIPWELEKAAKMDGASSFQAFRKVIVPLATPGVVTAAVLAFIQSWNDFLFAISLTSTERSRTAPAAISYFTGSSQFEDPTGSVSAAAVIVTIPIVIFVLIFQRRIVSGLTAGAVKG; encoded by the coding sequence ATGACCCGAAACCGCATTCAGTGGGGCGTCCTCGACTTCGTGGTCGTCGCGTTCGCGCTCATCCCGGTGTTGTGGCTGGTCAGTCTGTCGTTGAAGACCCCGGCGACCATCGCCGACGGCGGGTTCATCCCGACGGAGTGGACCTTCGACAACTACGTCAACGTGTTCACCGACGGCGGGTTTCTGCGGCCGCTGGTCAACTCCATCGGCATCGCGGGACTGGCGACGCTCATCGCGATCGTGTTGGGGACCTTCGCCGCCTACGCCATCGCCAGGCTGAACTTTCCCGGCCGCAGCATCATGCTGGGGGCCGCACTGCTGGTCGCGATGTTTCCGCAGGTGTCGTTGGTGACTCCACTGTTCAACATCGAGCGGGCGCTGGGGTTGTTCAACACCTGGCCGGGCCTGATCCTGCCCTACGTGACGTTCGCGCTGCCCTTGACGATCTACACGATGTCGACCTTCTTCCGTGAGATCCCGTGGGAACTGGAGAAGGCCGCCAAAATGGACGGTGCCAGTTCGTTCCAGGCGTTCCGCAAGGTGATCGTCCCGTTGGCGACCCCGGGGGTCGTGACGGCGGCGGTGTTGGCGTTCATCCAGAGCTGGAACGACTTCCTGTTCGCGATCTCGTTGACCTCCACCGAACGCAGCCGTACCGCACCGGCTGCCATCTCGTACTTCACCGGGTCCTCCCAGTTCGAGGACCCGACCGGATCCGTGTCGGCGGCGGCGGTCATCGTCACCATCCCGATCGTGATCTTCGTTCTCATCTTCCAACGACGCATCGTGAGCGGCCTGACGGCCGGCGCGGTGAAGGGGTGA
- a CDS encoding ABC transporter ATP-binding protein, with the protein MAEIVLDGISKWYRRDEPVIREIDLTIADEEFLILVGPSGCGKSTLLNMIAGLENISAGELRIDGNRMNETPPQERNIAMVFQSYALYPHMSVRENIAFPLNIAKMPKKDIQGRVEHAADILELTGLLDRRPGELSGGQRQRVAMGRAIVREPKAFLMDEPLSNLDAKLRAQMRTSISRLQKSLATTTVYVTHDQTEAMTLGDRIVVLRDGIAQQIGSPADLYERPANLFVAGFIGSPTMNFLPGRLTEGKVRTAIGGLPLGDQVRRELESDDADRDVIVGLRPEAFEDDRFVGADTGRFSFTDDVDIVESLGAVKLAYFNLSEPPRSAQLASVSEITGGADRFGSAQLVAQIDARSAAREGGDLRVSFNPHDALLFDPDSGKRIGHLA; encoded by the coding sequence GTGGCCGAGATCGTTCTCGACGGCATCTCGAAGTGGTACCGCCGTGATGAACCGGTGATCCGCGAGATCGACCTGACCATCGCCGATGAGGAGTTCCTGATCCTGGTGGGGCCGTCCGGGTGCGGTAAGTCCACATTGCTGAACATGATCGCCGGGTTGGAGAACATCTCCGCGGGCGAACTGCGCATCGACGGCAACCGGATGAACGAGACCCCGCCGCAGGAACGCAACATCGCGATGGTGTTCCAGTCGTACGCGCTGTACCCGCACATGAGTGTTCGCGAGAACATCGCCTTCCCGCTCAACATCGCCAAGATGCCGAAGAAGGACATTCAGGGCAGGGTCGAGCACGCCGCCGACATCCTGGAGCTGACCGGCCTGCTGGACCGTCGCCCGGGTGAGCTGTCCGGTGGCCAACGGCAACGCGTCGCGATGGGGCGGGCGATCGTGCGGGAGCCCAAGGCGTTCCTCATGGACGAACCACTGTCCAATCTCGACGCGAAGCTGCGCGCACAGATGCGCACCTCGATCTCCCGCCTGCAGAAGAGCCTGGCGACCACCACCGTGTACGTCACCCACGACCAGACCGAGGCGATGACCCTCGGCGACCGCATCGTGGTGCTGCGGGACGGGATCGCGCAACAGATCGGCAGTCCCGCCGACCTCTACGAGCGACCCGCCAACCTGTTCGTCGCCGGATTCATCGGGTCGCCGACGATGAACTTCCTGCCCGGACGGCTCACCGAGGGGAAGGTGCGCACCGCTATCGGCGGACTGCCGCTGGGGGATCAGGTGCGTCGTGAACTGGAGTCCGACGACGCCGATCGTGACGTCATCGTGGGTCTGCGTCCCGAGGCGTTCGAGGACGACCGGTTCGTCGGTGCCGACACCGGGCGCTTCTCCTTCACCGACGACGTCGACATCGTGGAGTCGCTGGGTGCGGTGAAACTGGCCTACTTCAACCTGTCGGAGCCCCCGCGGTCGGCGCAGTTGGCGTCGGTCTCCGAGATCACCGGGGGAGCCGACCGGTTCGGCAGCGCTCAACTGGTCGCGCAGATCGACGCCCGATCGGCTGCTCGGGAGGGCGGTGACCTGCGGGTGAGCTTCAACCCCCACGACGCCCTGTTGTTCGATCCCGACAGTGGCAAGCGGATCGGCCACCTGGCCTGA